TGCGCGACATCGCGCACGAACGCGGCCTGCGCTACGTGGACATCACCGACGACCTGACCGATCCCGCCACCGGCATGGCCGACCCGGCCTACCGGCACCCCCATCCAGGCGACCATCACCTGGAACTGGAGCGGGGCGCCTATTGCTGGGCCATGGCCTTGGCAGCGGCGCTGGTGGATTACGACCTGCAAGCGCGGCCTGCGCCAACCTTGCTCCACCAGCCGGGGTGACCGGCCCCAAGGGAGCGGCCCAAAAGAAACGGGGCCGGGGGATCACCCCGGCCCCATCGGAACCCTGCTGCCAGAACCATGTTGAAGGACAGGCGCAGGCTTACGACTCCGCCTCGTCCGCCTGGCCCTTGATGCGGTGGGCCAGGGCGGCCTGCAGGAACTCGTCGATGTCGCCATCCAGAACGGCGCCGCTCTGGCTGGTCTCAACGCCGGTGCGCAGGTCCTTCACCATCTGGTAGGGCTGCAGGACGTAGGAACGGATCTGGTGGCCCCAGCCGATCTCCGTCTTTTGCGCTTCCAGGTGGGCGGCCGCCTCTTCGCGCTTGCGCAGTTCCATCTCATAGATGCGGGCGCGCAGCATGTCCCAGGCCTTGGCCCGGTTCTTGTGCTGGCTGCGTTCCTGCTGGCAGGCGACCACGATGCCGGTGGGCATATGGGTCAGGCGCACCGCCGAGTCGGTCTTGTTGATGTGCTGGCCACCGGCGCCGGACGCGCGGTAGGTGTCGACGCGCACGTCCTTCTCGTTGATCTCCACCACGATCCTGTCGTCGATGACGGGCGTGACGGAAACGCTGGAGAAGCTGGTGTGGCGGCGTGCCTGGCTGTCGAACGGGCTGATGCGCACCAGGCGGTGCACACCGGATTCCGTCTTCAGCCAGCCATAGGCGTTGTGGCCCTTGATCTGAATGGTGGAGGACTTGATGCCCGCCTCCTCACCGTTGGTCTCGTCCAGCAGTTCGACCTTGAACTTGTGCTGTTCGGCCCAGCGGCTGTACATGCGCAGCAGCATCAGCGCCCAGTCCTGGGCCTCCGTGCCGCCGGCGCCGGCGTTCACTTCCAGATAGCAGTCGTTGGCGTCGGCCTCGCCCGAGAGCAGGCTTTCCAGTTCCAGCGCCGCCGCGCGCTTCTGCAGGGCGATCAGGCTCCGCTCCGCGTCGGTGACGGTTTCCTGGTCGTCCTCGGCCTCGCCCATGGCGATCAGCTCGATGCCGTCGTTCAGGTCGCGCTCCAGGGCGCGATAGCCCTCGATGGCGGTCTCAAGCTGGGTCTTTTCCCGCATGATCTTCTGGGCGCGGTCGGAATCGTCCCACAGCTTGGGATCTTCCGACAGGGCGCTCAGTTCGTCGTAGCGGCGGAGGGCATTTTCCCAGTCAAAGATGCCTCCTCAGCAGCGTCAAGGACTGTCGCACAGCCTCGACGACCGCCTCGATCTCGGCCCGCATCGCGGTCCTCCTCGTCTTTGGTCATGAATTGATCTTGTAACGGACCGCTTAGATACCCGCTCCCCCACCCGATTTGAACCCTGGATTTCGGGGGAGCCGCGTTGCGCAAGCCGTTTCGCCCCTTCTTGCCGGACCAACGGCTTGGGGGCCACGCCTCAAGTCGGTGTAGGCCCCGACCGGGGCCGCCGGAGCGAGCACCGAAGGGCGGAGCGAGGATAAGCCAAGGGGCGGATGCCCCGCCGGCGTCTGAGGCAAACGCATAAGCAAACTAAAAAAAGGGCGCCCCGACTGGGACGCCCTTCAAGGTTCCGGGTCTTAACGAGGTGGGGGTCAGCCGACCATGGCCAGCGAAGCCTCGTTGATCCGGCGGGTCAAACTGGTGGCGCCGTGGGTGGCGTCGGCGATCTTGGTCAGGCTTTCACTGATGCTGGACACGCCGTCGGCGGCCGTCTGCATGTTGCGGGAGATGTCGTGGGTCACGGCGTTCTGTTCCTCGATCGCAGAGGCCATGCCGCTGGATATGGCGTTGATGCGGGTGATGATGCCGCCGATGCCCTGGATGGCGCGGGCCGATTCCGACGTGGCCAGTTGCACCGTGCCGATCTGTTCGGCAATTTCGCCGGTGGCCTTGGCCGTCTGGTTGGCCAGCGCCTTCACTTCCGATGCCACGACCGCGAAGCCCTTGCCGGCCTCACCAGCCCGCGCCGCCTCGATGGTGGCGTTCAAGGCCAGCAGGTTGGTCTGGTTGGCGATGTCGCTGATCAGCTTCACCACCTCACCGATGCGCTGGGCGGCGTTCAGCAGGCCGGTGACCGAGCTGTTGGTCAGTTCGGCCTGGTGCACCGCGTCCTCGGAAATCTTGGCGGCCTCGGCCATCTGGCGGCTGATCTCCTCGATCGAGGCCACCAGCTCGGTGGCGCCGCCGGCGATGGCCTGCACATTGGATGAGGCGATCATGGCGGCGTTGCTGGCATGGGCCACCTGGTCGTTGGCGGTGCCCATGGCCTCGGTCAGGCCGCACAGGTCGCTGGAGATTTCCTTCTGGGTGGTGACGCGGCGATCACGGGCCACGACATAGGAGGTCACGTCGGTGGCGATCTTCACCACCTTGCAGGGCTTGCCGCTGATGTCGAAGATGGGGTTGTAGGTCGCCTGGATCCACACCGGACGGCCACCCTTGCCCAGGCGCTTGTATTCGGCGGTCTGGAATTCGCCGCGGCCCAGAGCCGCCCAGAAGCGCTTGTATTCCTCGCTGCCCTTGTAGATCCCGTCCACGAACATGCTGTGGTGGTGACCCTGAACCTCGGCCAGGGTGTAACCCATGGCGTTCAGGAAATTGGCGTTGGCGGTGATGATGGTACCGTCCAGCTTGAACTCGATCACGGCCTGGCTCTTGTGGATGGCGTCCAGCTGGCCCATCACGTCCAGCGAGCGCAGCTTGCGCGCCGTGACGTCGGTCGCCAGCTTCACCACCTTGATGGGCTTGCCACCGGCGCCGATGACGGGGTTGTAGCTGGCCTGCAGCCAGACTTCCCGGCCGTCCTTGGCCACGCGCTTGTACTCGGCGGTCTGGAATTCACCGCGGCCCAGGCTTTCCCAGAAATTGCGGTACTCGTCGCTGGACTTGTAGGCGTCGTCCACGAACATGCTGTGATGGCGGCCCTGAACCTCGGCCAGGGTGTAGCCCATGGTCTTCTGGAAGTTTTCGTTGGCGGTAATGATGGTCCCGTCCAACTTGAATTCGATAATCGCCTGCGAACGATTGACCGCGTCAAAAGTCGCCTTCAAGTCAGCACCGCCGTGCGAAAAAAGACCGTTCATCATGATCGACCCCGCTCTTCTGATTATTGCGCTACAGCCGGACCCGAACCGGCTTGGATGCCCAATAATCAGCCGCGTATCCTTAAGTTTCCCTTAAGCGAAGTCTTAATTGGTGAACTGGTTAATGCTTTGGATTCAGTGAGATAGCGACCGTTCACATGCCGTTCATTACTAACCTGAAGGATTACCTCGGCTATTTGCGAATACTGCCGCAGTGCAGCAAAATTTCCCTAAAATGCATTGGGTCGCCCCACCCTTCGGTGACGCGACCCAATCAATCAACAACCTATAGATAGATCGGCGCTTCGCTTAGAAGCGATAACCCACACCGACACCGACCAGCCAAGGATTGATGTCAACATTCGCCTTGATGGGCGCGGTCAGGCCGGCCTTCACGGTGGCCGTGGTGCTGAGCATGATCTTCTTCATGTCCAGGTTCAGCGACCAATGCTCGTCCAGCTTGTAGTCCACACCGGCCTGCAGGGCATAACCGAAGGCGTTGTCGTACTTCAGGCCCAGGGCGTCGCCTTTATCGACGTTGTAGAACAGCGTGTAGTTCACGCCGGCGCCGATATAGGGGCTCCACTTCGCGTGCGGCATGAAGTGGTACTGCAAGGTCAGCGTCGGCGGCAGCAGCCAGACGTTGCCCAGGTCCAACGAACCCAGCGGCGTGCCCGAGGCCTTCACGTTGTGCGGCGTGGTGCCGGCGATCACCTCGGCAGCGATGCTGTCGGTGAAGAAGTAGCTGGCATCCAATTCCGGGATCACGGCCGTGCTGAGGTCGGTGTGGCCCGGAATCTTGGCGCCGTCCAGCGACAGCGAGCTACCCACGTCAGGTGCCACCATCAGGATGCGGCCACGGATAAGAATATCGCCCGCATCGGAGGCGCGCGCCGGGGCGGCACCGTAAATCCCAGCCAGGAGTGCTGCGGCGGCCACCGTGACGGACAGGAACTTCATGACTTACCCCTCCATGATAATGTGGCCGGCGAATGTTTTACCGCCTTGTCGCCACACTTATTTTCAATGAAGGGATGTTTATTACGAACCGGCGGCGCCTTCCCTGACCTGGGTCAATCCGCGCCCTCCAAGGATGCAACCCGGCCCGGTGCTGAGACCATGGCTGCAACCGGCGGGGCCATCAGTGCCGCGATGGCGTCCAGCGTGCCGCCATCCAGGCGCAGCAATCCCACCGGCAGGCTCAGGCCCCAGCCCATGGCGGCCAGCGCCCCGTCCATCACCGCCGCCAGCGACACGGGCAACACCGGCACGTAGGCGACGGGCAGGCAGCTCCAGACGCGTTCCAGTTCATCGGTATCCACCAGGATGCCGCCCGGCAGCGCGTAACCCAGGGCCACGAAGCGCCCGTCCCCTTCCTCCGGCGTGAAACAGAGGACGCGGTCACCGGGGACCACCCGACGCAGGGCGCCATCGGCCCGCGCCGGCAGGCGCAGCGCACCCAGCGCCATTCCCCGACGCACCGCGCCGGCCGAGGCCACCCAAGCCCAGCCCGGCACCCCCGGGGCGGAATAAGTGAAGCCGGCCCGATGGGCGGTATGCCTGGTCATGGCGGGGCTCCATCGATGGGAATGCATCGTGAACATACCCGCCACCCCTGACAGTTCCTGTCAGCAGCGCGCCGCCCCCTCGCCAACCAACGGCCCTGTCTGTAGGGTCGCGGCCCAATGATCGGTTTCCTTCTTGAGGCCCCTTCCCATGATGTCCAGGTTCCTGCCGGCGGCGGTCCTCGCCGCCTGGTGCGCGTCGGCAGCGGCGCACGACTGCCTGCCCTACCAGCCAGCCGAAGTGACGCTGACCGGCGATGTCACCCAGGTCCACGGCATCAAGGCCGGGACCAAGGGCACCAGGGAAGACTATTATGTGCTGACCCTGCCGGAGATGGCCTGCCTGACCGGCGGCACGGAAGAGTTGGACGAGGACATCGAATCCATCGACGCCTTCCAGTTGAAGCCACCGCCGGGCGCGACCCTGCCGAAGGGCCTGGTCGGCCGGCGGGTGGCGGTGACAGGCCTGCTGGCTCACCGCATCGTAGATGAGACGCATACCGACGTGATGCTGAACTACACGGCCGCCAAGTTGGCGCCGTAGAATTTCGCGCCCTCAGCCCCGGTTTTCCATCTTGTCCATGTCGATGCGCCAGTCAGCCAACAGGGCATGGCGGCGGCGAGGATAACGCTCGGCCGACACCGCGACCGTCGCGATGCGGTCGGTGCGGAAATGGCGGAAGTCGGACCGCACCTCGCACCAGGCGACCACCATGCGGATGCGTTCCATGAACACCAGGGCGATGGGCCAGATGGTGCGGTCGCTGGCCCGGCCCTGGCCGTCGGTATAGGCGATGCGCAGCTTGCGCTCCGCCCGGATGGCCCGGCGGATTTCCGTCAGGTCGCGCGGTTCGATCACCTCGGGCTGCAGCGACACCGGCACCAGGCCGCTATCCTCCGCCAAGGCCCGCAGGTCCGGCGGCAGCACGGCGGTGATCTTGGCGGTGGCGTTCTGGGCGGCCAGGCCCAGGGGCCCGTCCCCCCGCTGCGCCACCCAGCGCAGGCCCAGCACCAGGGCCTCGATCTCATCATCCCCGAACATCAGGGGCGGCAGCAGGAAGCCGGGACGCAGGACATAGCCCAGGCCCGCCTCCCCCTCCACCGGCACGCCCTGGGCCGCCAGCGTCGCCACGTCGCGATAGACGGTTCGCAGTGATACGCCCAATTCCTCCGCCAGGGCGGCCGCCGTCACCGGCCGGCGATGCCGGCGCAGGGCTTGGATGAGGTCGAGCAGGCGGGCGGATCGGGACAAGGGTGGGCCTATCCAAGGAATTAAGGCCGCCCAAGATAACGCGGCCGCCCCCCGTCAGGCCACCACCACCGTCCCCTGCGTCACCACGGGGAAGTTCACCGAGTTGGCGATGAAGCAGAAATGGTGCGCCTTGTCGTGCAGCGCCTGGGCCAGCGCCACGTCGGCACCCGCGCGCCCGTTGGCATCCAGCGTCACGGTGGGGCGCAGGGTCACCTGGGTGAAACGGCCGTTGCCGTCCGCCGTCTCCGCCATCGTGCCCTCCGCCGCGTCCTGGTAGGCGGTGACGACCAAGCCGGCCTCCGCCGCCAGGTGCAGATACCACAGCTTGTGGCAGGCGGAGAGGGAGGCCACCAGCGTCTCCTCCGGATTGTAGCGCGTGGCATCGCCCAGGAAGGCGGGGTCGGCGGAGCCGGGGATGACGGGCTTGCCGGCCGCCTGGATGTCATGATCGCGGCCATAGGCGCGGTAGTTCGCCGTGCCCTGGCCCCGATTGCCGGTCCAGGTGACGGTGACGCGATAGGTATGCTGCTTGCCGGCCATGGTTCACTCCCTCCGGGTGGTCGTTGTTGGCGCCATTGGAATGGAGCCAATAGCACCACGCCAGGGGGCGCCACCGCAAAACGGGCATGCATAAGCACCGGGGGAAGTGTACGATTTCGGACAGTAGATTGAGGGGCTGGGTAAAGACATGACGCAGAAGAGTGGCCGCATCCTGATGGTCGATGACGACCAGGACATCCTGATCGCCGCCCGCCTGCTGCTGAAACGCGAAGGCATCCTGGTCCACACCGAAAGCCAGCCGGACCGCATCCCCCTGCTGTTGAAGGAGGAGGGGTTCGACGCCGTCCTGCTGGACATGAACTTCGCCATCGGCGCCAACACGGGCCGCGAAGGGTTCCAGTGGCTGCGCCGGGTGCTGGAGATCGACCCCACCCTGTCCGTCATCCTGATGACCGCCTATGGCGACGTCGGCACGGCGGTGGAGGCGATGAAGCAGGGCGCCTGCGACTTCGTGCTGAAGCCCTGGTCCAACGAGCGCCTGGTCGCCACGCTGATGAGCGCCATGACCCTGACCGCCTCGCGGCGGGAGGCGGCACAGCTGGGCGCGCGCAACAAGGAACTGACGGCAGCCCTGGACCAGCCGGGACAGGCGCTGATCGGCGCCAGCCCGGCCATGACCCGGGTGCTGACCCTGGTGGACCGCGCCGCCCCCACCGACGCCAACGTCCTGATCCTGGGGGAGAACGGCACCGGCAAGGAGGTCATCGCGCGCGAGATCCACCGCCGGTCCCGCCGCGCGTCCCAAGTGTTCGTGGCCGTGGATCTGGGCGCCATTTCCGAGAATTTGTTCGAGAGCGAGTTGTTCGGCCACAAGAAGGGCGCCTTCACCGACGCCAAGGAGGATCGGGTGGGCCGCCTGGTGGCGGCCAACGGCGGCACCCTGTTCCTGGATGAGATCGGCAACCTGCCCCTGTACCAGCAGAGCAAGCTGCTGTCGGTGCTGGAACAACGGGTGGTCATCCCGGTGGGCGGCAACCGGCCCGTCCCCATCGACGTGCGCCTGATTTCCGCCACCAACATGCCGGTGGAACAACTGGAAAGCCCGGAGACCTTCCGCCAGGATCTGCTGTACCGCATCAACACGGTGGAACTGCGCCTGCCGCCCTTGCGCGACCGGCCGGAGGACATACCGGCCCTGGTGGCGCACTTCATGGCCATCTACGCCCGCAAGTACGCCATCCCGCCCCGCCGCCTGTCCGACGACGCGCTGGCGCGGCTGAAGACCTATCACTGGCCGGGCAACGTCCGCGCCCTGCGCCACGCGGTGGAGCGCGCCATGATTCTGGGCGCCGGCGACGTGCTGGAGGCGGAGGATTTCTCCCTGCCCGCCGCCGCCGGCCGCGGCCCCGGCGGGGCGCGGAGCACGGCGGCGGCGGCGCAGGCGACCGGCGATGACGGCCTGACCCTGGGTACGCTGGACCTGGAAACGGTGGAAGCCCAGGTGATCCGCCGGGCACTGGACAAGCACCAGGGCAACATCAGCCACGCGGCGGCGGAGCTGGGCATCACCCGCACCTCGCTCTACCGCCGGATGGAGAAGCATGGCCTTTAAGCCATCGTTCAGCACGGCGCTGACTATCCGGGTGACCCTGCTGTGCCTCAGTTGCCTGGCGTTGGGCGGCCTGCTGGGCACCACCGGCTACCAGGCGACCGAAACGTTGATCGGCCTGGCCATCGCGGTGCAGATCGGCGGCGTTGTACGGGTGGTGAACACCACCAACCGGGAACTGGCGCGCTTCCTGAACGCGCTGAACCATTCCGATTTCACCCAGAGCTTCAGCTACCGCAACATGGGGCCGTCCTTCCAGGAACTGGGCCGCGCCTTCGCCGGCGTGTTCGACAGGTTCCGCGCCGCCCGCGCCGACACCGAACGCCAGGCCGATTATCTGAAGGTGCTGATCGAACATGTGCCCGTCGCCCTGGCGGAGGTGCATCCCGACGGGCGCGTCAACCTGCTGAACAATGTCGCCCGCCGGCTGATCGGCCACGATGACCTGAACCGCCGCCTGATGGATGGCGGCACACTCGACTCGGCCCTCCGTGTGATGCAGCCGGGCCAGAACGCCCTGCTGAAGGTGGCGGGCGGTATCACGCCCCTGCAACTGACGGTGCGGGCCACGCAACTGACCCTGGCCGACGGGCCGCGCCTGCTGCTGTCGCTGCAGAACATCGGCGGGGAGCTGGAGGCAACGGAGGTCAAGGCCTGGTCGGACCTGGTGCGGGTGCTGACGCATGAGATGATGAATTCGCTGACGCCGGTGTCCTCGCTGGCCGGCACGGCGCAATCACTGCTGGCCGACTTGCGCGCGCAGCTGGAGGCGGTCTCCGGCCTGCCGCCGGCCGTGCTGCTGGACGCGGCCGACGCGGCGGAGGCGATGGACACCGTCACCCGCCGCGCCGGCGGCCTGCTGCGCTTCGTGGAACGCTACCGCCGCTACACCCAGATGCCGCGCCCACGGGTGGAAAAGCTGAAGGTGAAGGAACTGTTCGCCCGGGTGGAGGGCCTGATGGGGCCGGCGCTGGCGGAGCACGGCGTGGCGCTGGAGGTGGTGATCCTGCCACCATCGCTGGAGATCAGCGCCGACCCCGACCTGCTGGACCAGCTGTTGATCAACCTGGTGAAAAACGCGGTCGAGGCGCTGGACGAGGCCAAGGTCGCCGGCACCCAGGCGCGGCCCCCCGCCGTCACCCTGGCCAGCCACCTGGACGTGACCGGGCATTTGAACATCCTGGTGCGCGACAACGGCCCCGGCATCCCGGCGGACGTGGCCGACAAGATCTTCGTCCCCTTCTACACCACCAAGCGTGAGGGCAGCGGCATCGGCCTGCCGCTGGCCCGGCAAGTCATGCTGGCCCACGGCGGCACCATCGCAGCATCCCCGGTGGAGGGCGGCGGCACCGCCTTCACGCTTCGGTTCTGACCGCCTCGAGCTTGTTGCGGGTGGCCAGGAAACGCAGGCCCACCGCCGCCGCCAGCACGCCGCTGACCGCCCCCAGGCCCAGGGCCCAGCGGGGTCCCAGGGTATCGGCCACCCAGCCGACGATGGGGGCGCCGATGGGCGTGCCGCCCATGGCGATGGCCAGCAGGATGGCCACCACCCGCCCCCGCATGGGCCCGTCGGTCGACAGTTGCACCAGGCTGTTGGAAGAGGTCATGAAGGTCTGCGCCGCCGCCCCGATGGCCACCAGCACGATGCCGAACAGCCAGTAGTTGGGCATAAAGGCGGCCAGGGCGCACCCCACCCCGAAAACGCCCCCCGCCCACAGCAGCAGCGACAGGGTGGGCCGGGCCCGCCGCGCCGCCCACAGGGCGGAGGCGACCGAGCCCGTGGCCATGACGGTGCTGAGCACCCCGTACTCGCCGGCGCCGGCATGAAAGGCGCTGACCGACATGGTGGAGATGAAGATGGGGAAGTTCAGGCCGAAGGTGCCGATCAGGAACAGCATCAGCAGGATGGCCTTCAGGTCCGGCCGCAGCCAGACATAGCGGAAACCTTCCACCAGGCTGCCCCGCCCGCGCGCCGCCCGCGTGGTGGGCCGCAACTCATCCACCCGCAGCAGGGCGAGTGAACCCAGCACCGCCACGTAGGAGACGGCGTTGATCAGGAACACCCAGCCCGAGCCCACGGCCGAGATCAGCAGGCCCGCCAGCGCCGGGCCGATCATGCGCGCGGCGTTGAAGGCGGTGGAGTTGAGGGCCACGGCGTTGGCCAGATGCCCCTCGTCCACCAACTCCGACACGAAGGTCTGGCGGGCCGGCGCGTCGAAGGCGACGACGCAGCCCATCACGCCGGCAAAGACATAGACGTGCCACAGCTGCACCAGGTGCAGCACGGTCAGCAGGCCCAGGCCCAGGGCCAGCAGCCCCATGGCCGCCTGGGTGCAGAACAGCAGCTTGCGCCGGTCGAAATAGTCGGCCGCGAATCCGGTGACGGGCAGCAGCAGGGCCATGGGCCCGAACTGCAGGGCCATGACGATGCCCACCGCCGCCGCCGCGTTGACGTGGGCCAGTTCTGTCAGCACCAGCCAGTCCTGCGCCGTGCCCTGCATCCAGGTGCCGATGTTGGATACCAGCGCGCCGATGGCCCAGAGCCGGTAGTTGCGGATACGTAATGACCGGAACATGCCGGTGGACGGCACCGGTGGCGGGGCCGCAGGCATGGGCTCGGGCGCCGAATTGGGGGCGGGGTCGGGGACCAGATCAGGCGGCGTACTGGGTTCGACGGTCACAGGCGGTCCTTGGGAACGCAGGCGGGGAAGCGCGGGGCAACGGAATTTGCAAATGGTGCCGGTTCAGCCCGGCCGCCGGAAGGCGCGATGCCCGCAATCCTGGTGCGCAATTGCGGTCGCGGGCCTCACCATTTCATGGTGCCCTGGACCGGGAGCGCCGCAGACACCATCCCTGAATTTGCCCGCCTGGCGGTTGTTCCCGCCGTCGCGTGAGATTTCCTCACATGATGCGCGAGTCCTTGATGGATTGTCCGGTTCGAATTCCCGGGATACCTCTGGCCCACCCGCCACGACAAGGGGCGGGGGTGATTTTGAGAGGACATGATCGACATGGTGGGCGACAGGGCGAACGAGACCACCGTTCGGACCGGCCGGTGCCATTGCGGCGCGGTGCGTTTCGACGTGGCGCTCAGCGATGGCCTCCGTTCGATCCGCCGCTGCACCTGTTCCTACTGCCGCATGCGGGGTGCCGTCGTCGCCATGGCGGCGATGGGCGGGATCAGGATCACCCAGGGTGAGGCGGCGCTGACATGCTATCGCTTCCATACCGGGGCGGCGCGGCATTTCTTCTGTTCCCGCTGCGGGATTTACACCCACCATCAACGGCGATCCGACCAAAACCTGTACGCGGTGAACGTGGCCTGCCTGGACGGGGTGAGCCCGTTCGACTTCCCCGAGGTGCCCGTCATGGACGGCGTCAATCACACGAACGACACGGGCAGGCCGACGCGGCAGGCGGGCACGCTCCGCTTCATTCCCACGGACGAATAGACCTGTCGGCTTCCCAACACCCTGCCCGCGACTTTGCGATGGTCATTCCCCCGTTAGGTGCACCATTGTAGATTCGCCGGATCAAACGGGGGTGGGGCATGGTGCGCAGGGTGTTGCTGGTGCTGACGTTGCTGATGGTCTTGGGCGGGGGCCTGCATATGGTGGCCGGACCCGCTGACGCCCAGGTGAGCGCCCAGGTGGAATCGAATGGGGCGGCACCCACGGCGCCGACGATGGCCGTCACCGTCATGTCCAGTCGTCCGCAGCCGGACCTCGCCACCGCCTGGCGCGCCATTCCCCCGGCGCAGCGGCCCCTGGCGGTGGGCAGTTGCCTATTGCTGGTGGCGGTGTCGTCCGTGCTGCTGTGGCTGGCCACGTCCACCGACATGTTGCGCGACGGCGCCCCGCAAAGCTTCGCCGGCCTCAGCAAACCCAACGGCAAGCCGTTGCGCCCGGCCCTTCAGCCTGGCGCAGACACAGATGGCCTGGTGGTTCGTCATCGTGCTGGCGGCATACCTCTATCTGTTCTTGGTGACGGGAGAGTTGGACACCCTGACCGGCCAGGCCCTGTGCCTGATGGGCCTGGGCAGCGGCACCGCCATCGGCGCCGTCATGGTGGAGCAGACCAAGACCAATCCCATCCTGACCGCCTACCAGGCGACCCTGGTACAAACGGCTGACCCCACGACGCCGGCCGATGCCCAGCCCGCCCTGGCCCTCACCCGGGGCGCCCTGGCGTTGAAGTTGGCATCCCGGAATTTCCTGCACGATATCCTCACGGACGCCAATGGCATCAGCCTGCACCGCTTCCAGTCGGTGGTTTGGACATTCGTCCTGGGCGTGCTGTTCCTGGTGGAGGTGGTGGTGCACCGCTGCATGCCGGATTTCGACCCCTATACCCTGGGCGTGCTGGGCATCAGCGCCGGCACCTACCTGGGCTTCAAGATACCGGAGCAGCCGAATTGAGGCTGGATCGGACCCTTTCCCCTGCCGAGCGGCTGGACTGGCTGCGCCTGTCGCGGTCGGAATCGGTGGGGCCCATCACCTTCCGCCGGCTGCTGGAGCGCTATGGCGACGCCGCCACGGCGCTGGAGGCCCTGCCCGACCTGGCCCGGCGCGGCGGGCGCGACCGGCCGCTGAACGTGGCCCCGCGCGCGGCGGCCGAACGGGAACTGGCGGCGCTGGACCGCATGGGCGCCCGCCTGCTGGCCAGTTGCGAGCCCGACTACCCGCCCCAGCTGGCGGCGGTGGAGGATGCGCCGCCGGTGATCACCGTGCTGGGCAACCCGTCCATCCTCAGCCGTCCGGCGGTGGCGGTGGTGGGGGCCCGCAACGCCTCGCTGACCGGCCGCAAGATCGCCGGCGGCATCGCCCGCGACCTGGCCGACGCCGGACTGGTGGTGGTATCCGGCCTGGCGCGCGGCATCGATACCGCCGCCCACGAAGCCTCCCTCCATAAAGGCACGGTGGCGGCCCTGGCCGGCGGGGTGGACGTGGTCTACCCGCCGGAAAACGCGGAGCTGCACCGCCGCATCGCCGATTTGGGTGCCCTGGTCGCCGAATCGCCGCCGGGGACGGAACCGCAGGCCCGCCACTTCCCCCGCCGCAACCGCCTGATTTCGGGGCTGTCGCGCGGCGTGCTGGTGGTGGAGGCGGCGCTGAAGTCCGGGTCGCTGATCACCGCCCGCCTGGCGCTGGAACAGGGCCGGGATCTGTTCGCCGTGCCCGGATCGCCCCTGGATCCGCGTGCCCAGGGCTGCAACCGCCTGCTGAAGGACGGGGCCGT
The DNA window shown above is from Azospirillaceae bacterium and carries:
- a CDS encoding YafY family protein → MSRSARLLDLIQALRRHRRPVTAAALAEELGVSLRTVYRDVATLAAQGVPVEGEAGLGYVLRPGFLLPPLMFGDDEIEALVLGLRWVAQRGDGPLGLAAQNATAKITAVLPPDLRALAEDSGLVPVSLQPEVIEPRDLTEIRRAIRAERKLRIAYTDGQGRASDRTIWPIALVFMERIRMVVAWCEVRSDFRHFRTDRIATVAVSAERYPRRRHALLADWRIDMDKMENRG
- a CDS encoding outer membrane beta-barrel protein — its product is MKFLSVTVAAAALLAGIYGAAPARASDAGDILIRGRILMVAPDVGSSLSLDGAKIPGHTDLSTAVIPELDASYFFTDSIAAEVIAGTTPHNVKASGTPLGSLDLGNVWLLPPTLTLQYHFMPHAKWSPYIGAGVNYTLFYNVDKGDALGLKYDNAFGYALQAGVDYKLDEHWSLNLDMKKIMLSTTATVKAGLTAPIKANVDINPWLVGVGVGYRF
- the prfB gene encoding peptide chain release factor 2 (programmed frameshift), which translates into the protein MRAEIEAVVEAVRQSLTLLRRHLDWENALRRYDELSALSEDPKLWDDSDRAQKIMREKTQLETAIEGYRALERDLNDGIELIAMGEAEDDQETVTDAERSLIALQKRAAALELESLLSGEADANDCYLEVNAGAGGTEAQDWALMLLRMYSRWAEQHKFKVELLDETNGEEAGIKSSTIQIKGHNAYGWLKTESGVHRLVRISPFDSQARRHTSFSSVSVTPVIDDRIVVEINEKDVRVDTYRASGAGGQHINKTDSAVRLTHMPTGIVVACQQERSQHKNRAKAWDMLRARIYEMELRKREEAAAHLEAQKTEIGWGHQIRSYVLQPYQMVKDLRTGVETSQSGAVLDGDIDEFLQAALAHRIKGQADEAES
- a CDS encoding ATP-binding protein translates to MAFKPSFSTALTIRVTLLCLSCLALGGLLGTTGYQATETLIGLAIAVQIGGVVRVVNTTNRELARFLNALNHSDFTQSFSYRNMGPSFQELGRAFAGVFDRFRAARADTERQADYLKVLIEHVPVALAEVHPDGRVNLLNNVARRLIGHDDLNRRLMDGGTLDSALRVMQPGQNALLKVAGGITPLQLTVRATQLTLADGPRLLLSLQNIGGELEATEVKAWSDLVRVLTHEMMNSLTPVSSLAGTAQSLLADLRAQLEAVSGLPPAVLLDAADAAEAMDTVTRRAGGLLRFVERYRRYTQMPRPRVEKLKVKELFARVEGLMGPALAEHGVALEVVILPPSLEISADPDLLDQLLINLVKNAVEALDEAKVAGTQARPPAVTLASHLDVTGHLNILVRDNGPGIPADVADKIFVPFYTTKREGSGIGLPLARQVMLAHGGTIAASPVEGGGTAFTLRF
- a CDS encoding methyl-accepting chemotaxis protein, which produces MAEAAKISEDAVHQAELTNSSVTGLLNAAQRIGEVVKLISDIANQTNLLALNATIEAARAGEAGKGFAVVASEVKALANQTAKATGEIAEQIGTVQLATSESARAIQGIGGIITRINAISSGMASAIEEQNAVTHDISRNMQTAADGVSSISESLTKIADATHGATSLTRRINEASLAMVG
- a CDS encoding sigma-54 dependent transcriptional regulator, translated to MTQKSGRILMVDDDQDILIAARLLLKREGILVHTESQPDRIPLLLKEEGFDAVLLDMNFAIGANTGREGFQWLRRVLEIDPTLSVILMTAYGDVGTAVEAMKQGACDFVLKPWSNERLVATLMSAMTLTASRREAAQLGARNKELTAALDQPGQALIGASPAMTRVLTLVDRAAPTDANVLILGENGTGKEVIAREIHRRSRRASQVFVAVDLGAISENLFESELFGHKKGAFTDAKEDRVGRLVAANGGTLFLDEIGNLPLYQQSKLLSVLEQRVVIPVGGNRPVPIDVRLISATNMPVEQLESPETFRQDLLYRINTVELRLPPLRDRPEDIPALVAHFMAIYARKYAIPPRRLSDDALARLKTYHWPGNVRALRHAVERAMILGAGDVLEAEDFSLPAAAGRGPGGARSTAAAAQATGDDGLTLGTLDLETVEAQVIRRALDKHQGNISHAAAELGITRTSLYRRMEKHGL
- a CDS encoding OsmC family protein, producing MAGKQHTYRVTVTWTGNRGQGTANYRAYGRDHDIQAAGKPVIPGSADPAFLGDATRYNPEETLVASLSACHKLWYLHLAAEAGLVVTAYQDAAEGTMAETADGNGRFTQVTLRPTVTLDANGRAGADVALAQALHDKAHHFCFIANSVNFPVVTQGTVVVA